Proteins encoded by one window of Luteimonas yindakuii:
- a CDS encoding RNA polymerase sigma factor, with protein MDLACALPIDDLISRELPAAARGDAHAYGRIVAASQNTVTAVALAITRDVATSEDIAQEAFLSAWRHLPRLQSPSSFLPWLRQITRNLARDHLRANRNRPLDGEAAELAIARAADPEQCPAGRLLDSERDAIAAELISELPEDSREVLLLYYREGQNSKQVAALLGLSDAAVRKRLSRARRCLRTELLDRFRDFADSSAPGTTFAVAVTAALGGISKPAAAAGMATSGGTIAGGVIGKLVFGTAGAAVTGMLSGVLTAWLFRRMLARYADNETERRAILRAYDAYLLTALVCGFLVGITWLAETRVLMYAAIGASFVVLNYVLLVPIPRVMNPLVERDARRNPRHAYWRTLGYRLSMGPSGVVISNLVVVGMLSIVYLQG; from the coding sequence ATGGACCTGGCCTGCGCGCTCCCCATCGACGACCTGATCTCGCGTGAGCTGCCTGCCGCGGCGCGCGGCGATGCACATGCCTACGGCCGGATCGTCGCCGCCAGCCAGAACACGGTGACCGCGGTGGCGCTGGCGATCACCCGTGACGTGGCCACCAGCGAGGACATCGCCCAGGAGGCCTTCCTCTCCGCCTGGCGGCACCTGCCGCGGCTGCAGAGTCCGTCGAGCTTCCTGCCGTGGCTGCGGCAGATCACCCGCAACCTCGCCCGCGACCACCTGCGTGCCAACCGCAACCGCCCGCTCGATGGCGAGGCGGCGGAACTGGCCATTGCCCGCGCCGCCGACCCGGAGCAATGCCCGGCCGGGCGCCTGCTCGACAGCGAGCGCGATGCGATTGCCGCCGAGCTGATCTCCGAGCTGCCCGAAGACAGCCGCGAAGTGCTGCTGCTGTATTACCGCGAGGGCCAGAACTCGAAGCAGGTCGCGGCCCTGCTGGGGCTGTCGGACGCCGCCGTGCGCAAGCGGCTGTCGCGTGCACGGCGCTGCCTGCGCACCGAGCTGCTCGACCGCTTCCGTGATTTCGCCGACAGCAGCGCGCCGGGGACCACCTTCGCGGTGGCCGTCACCGCGGCACTGGGCGGGATCAGCAAGCCGGCCGCGGCGGCCGGCATGGCGACCAGCGGCGGCACCATTGCCGGCGGCGTGATCGGCAAGCTGGTCTTCGGAACCGCCGGCGCCGCAGTGACGGGCATGCTCAGCGGCGTGCTCACCGCGTGGCTGTTCCGCCGCATGCTGGCGCGCTATGCCGACAACGAAACCGAGCGGCGCGCGATCCTGCGCGCTTACGACGCCTATCTGCTGACCGCGCTGGTGTGTGGCTTCCTCGTCGGCATCACCTGGCTGGCGGAGACACGCGTGCTCATGTACGCCGCGATCGGCGCCAGCTTCGTGGTGCTCAACTACGTGTTGCTGGTGCCGATCCCGCGTGTCATGAACCCGCTGGTCGAACGTGACGCGCGCCGCAACCCGCGCCACGCGTACTGGCGCACGCTCGGCTACCGGCTGTCGATGGGGCCCAGCGGGGTGGTGATCAGCAACCTGGTCGTCGTCGGCATGCTGTCGATCGTCTATCTGCAGGGATGA
- a CDS encoding endonuclease/exonuclease/phosphatase family protein, which yields MMRPLLLLASLVLLAGCVRVHVHGDPAAYRSAMSDSDLRVASYNASLYADTAGGLVARLAAGDADARKVAAVLQRVRPDVVLLNEFDFDPDGRAADLFQREYLDIAQPGGGAALHYPYRYFAPVNTGVASGLDLDGDGQVGGEGRAYGNDAWGYGLHPGQYGMLLLSRHPIDSAGARTFQHLRWSTLPGARRPLWPDGRPFHADAVWSQLRLSSKSHWDVPVRTPLGIVHMLASHPTPPVFDGPEDRNGRRNADEIRLWAEYLSPGEKPWLCDDAGRCGGLAADARFVILGDLNNDPADGDGLHEAVTALLEHPRVLRASPPSSAGARAAAHAAPATHAGRRGDPAHGTGDFGGRVGVLRLDYALPSTGMRLAGNGVYWPAPGEPGAEIVDGSDHRLVWVDLAP from the coding sequence ATGATGCGACCTTTGCTGCTGCTTGCGTCGCTCGTGCTGCTCGCCGGCTGCGTGCGCGTCCACGTCCACGGCGACCCCGCCGCCTACCGCAGTGCCATGTCCGATTCAGATCTGCGCGTCGCCAGCTACAACGCCTCGCTGTATGCCGACACCGCCGGTGGCCTGGTGGCGCGCTTGGCCGCCGGCGACGCCGATGCGCGCAAGGTCGCCGCGGTGCTGCAGCGCGTGCGCCCGGACGTGGTGCTGCTCAACGAGTTCGATTTCGACCCCGACGGACGCGCGGCCGACCTGTTCCAGCGTGAGTACCTGGACATCGCCCAGCCCGGCGGTGGCGCGGCCCTCCACTACCCGTACCGCTACTTCGCGCCGGTCAACACCGGCGTGGCCAGCGGACTCGACCTCGATGGCGATGGCCAGGTCGGCGGCGAAGGCCGCGCCTACGGCAATGACGCCTGGGGCTACGGCCTGCATCCGGGGCAGTACGGCATGCTGCTGCTGTCGCGCCATCCGATCGACAGTGCAGGCGCGCGCACGTTCCAGCATCTGCGCTGGAGCACGCTGCCCGGGGCACGCCGGCCGCTGTGGCCGGACGGTCGGCCATTCCATGCCGACGCGGTGTGGTCGCAGCTGCGGCTGTCGTCGAAGTCGCACTGGGATGTGCCGGTGCGCACGCCGCTGGGCATCGTGCACATGCTGGCATCGCATCCCACCCCGCCCGTGTTCGATGGCCCCGAGGACCGCAACGGCCGCCGCAACGCCGACGAGATCCGGCTGTGGGCCGAATACCTCTCGCCCGGCGAAAAACCCTGGCTGTGCGATGACGCCGGCCGCTGTGGCGGACTGGCGGCGGATGCGCGCTTCGTGATCCTCGGCGACCTCAACAACGATCCGGCCGACGGCGACGGCCTGCATGAAGCGGTGACCGCACTGCTCGAACATCCGCGCGTGTTGCGCGCATCGCCGCCATCGAGCGCCGGTGCGCGCGCCGCCGCCCACGCCGCCCCGGCGACGCATGCCGGCCGCCGCGGCGATCCTGCACATGGCACCGGCGACTTCGGTGGACGCGTCGGCGTGCTGCGGCTGGACTACGCGCTGCCGTCGACCGGCATGCGCCTGGCCGGCAACGGCGTGTACTGGCCGGCACCCGGCGAGCCCGGTGCGGAGATCGTGGACGGCTCGGACCACCGCCTGGTGTGGGTCGACCTCGCGCCCTGA
- a CDS encoding SPFH domain-containing protein: protein MKENPIRSAAGIPVLLGTLALLAAAGWAFFDAVITGGPAWQLVAGIFIAVVAVLAMVGLYMLEPNQAAVVSLFGKYVGTVHDNGLRWNNPFFTKRKVSLRVRNFESGRLKVNELDGSPIEIAAVIVWKVVDSAEAVFNVDDYESFVHIQSEAALRAMATSYPYDQHEDGQISLRSHSAEISEHLKVQLDERLAKAGVDVLEARISHLAYAPEIAQAMLQRQQANAVVAARARIVAGACGMVEMALAELQKNGVVQLDEERKAAMVSNLLVVLCGDRGTQPVVNAGSLY, encoded by the coding sequence ATGAAGGAAAACCCGATCCGTTCCGCCGCCGGCATCCCCGTCCTGCTCGGCACGCTGGCGCTGCTCGCCGCTGCCGGCTGGGCCTTCTTCGATGCCGTGATCACCGGCGGTCCGGCCTGGCAGCTGGTCGCCGGCATCTTCATCGCGGTGGTCGCGGTGCTGGCGATGGTCGGCCTGTACATGCTCGAGCCCAACCAGGCGGCAGTGGTCAGCCTGTTCGGCAAGTACGTCGGCACCGTCCACGACAACGGCCTGCGCTGGAACAACCCCTTCTTCACCAAGCGCAAGGTGTCGCTGCGGGTGCGCAACTTCGAGAGCGGCCGGCTCAAGGTCAACGAGCTCGACGGCAGCCCGATCGAGATCGCCGCGGTGATCGTGTGGAAGGTCGTCGACTCCGCAGAAGCGGTGTTCAACGTCGACGACTACGAGAGCTTCGTGCATATCCAGTCGGAGGCCGCGCTGCGGGCGATGGCCACCAGCTATCCCTACGACCAGCACGAGGACGGCCAGATCTCGCTGCGCAGCCATTCCGCGGAGATCTCCGAACACCTCAAGGTGCAGCTCGACGAGCGCCTGGCGAAGGCCGGCGTCGACGTGCTCGAGGCGCGCATCAGCCACCTCGCCTACGCGCCGGAGATCGCCCAGGCGATGCTGCAGCGCCAGCAGGCCAACGCGGTGGTTGCGGCGCGCGCGCGGATCGTCGCCGGTGCCTGCGGCATGGTGGAAATGGCGCTGGCGGAGCTGCAGAAGAACGGTGTGGTCCAGCTCGACGAGGAGCGCAAGGCGGCGATGGTCAGCAACCTGCTGGTGGTGCTGTGCGGCGACCGCGGCACCCAGCCGGTGGTCAACGCCGGCTCGCTGTACTGA
- a CDS encoding M15 family metallopeptidase, with protein sequence MRSLPRLLINTRDIELWPADLLRATGSHDARALARGRWVLRRKQDGRYLAVAMDDGLVPLLPRWTAGLDADGALRALATAPALRCARLTRAHALPVHGLEARLALLGLDAGDYAKRTGLPLVAEPAWLAWAGRDRYRRPLWLDRDAALAWRRMQTAARDDGVVLEAISGYRSHAYQLGIFARKRARGLEVDDILAVNAAPGFSEHHGGQALDIGAPGEPPAEESFEHTAAFGWLQDHAATHGFAMSYPRDNPHGIVYEPWHWRYTGAIA encoded by the coding sequence ATGCGTTCCCTGCCCCGCCTGCTGATCAACACCCGCGACATCGAACTGTGGCCCGCCGACCTGCTGCGTGCGACCGGCAGCCACGATGCGCGCGCGCTGGCACGCGGCCGCTGGGTGCTGCGCCGCAAGCAGGACGGGCGCTACCTCGCGGTGGCGATGGACGACGGGCTGGTGCCGCTGCTGCCGCGCTGGACGGCGGGACTCGACGCCGACGGCGCCCTGCGTGCGCTCGCCACCGCACCGGCCCTGCGCTGCGCGCGCCTCACCCGTGCACACGCGTTGCCGGTGCATGGGCTGGAGGCACGACTGGCGCTCCTCGGCCTCGATGCCGGCGACTACGCGAAGCGCACCGGATTGCCGCTGGTGGCGGAGCCGGCATGGCTGGCCTGGGCCGGCCGGGATCGTTATCGGCGGCCGCTGTGGCTGGACCGCGACGCGGCGCTGGCCTGGCGCCGCATGCAGACGGCCGCACGCGACGACGGCGTCGTGCTCGAGGCGATCTCGGGCTATCGCAGCCACGCCTACCAGCTGGGCATCTTCGCCCGCAAACGCGCGCGTGGGCTGGAGGTCGACGACATCCTCGCCGTGAACGCCGCGCCCGGTTTCAGCGAACACCATGGCGGACAGGCGCTCGACATCGGCGCGCCCGGCGAGCCGCCGGCGGAAGAAAGCTTCGAGCACACCGCGGCGTTCGGCTGGCTGCAGGACCACGCGGCCACCCACGGCTTTGCGATGAGCTATCCGCGCGACAACCCGCACGGCATCGTCTACGAGCCGTGGCACTGGCGGTATACCGGCGCGATCGCCTGA
- a CDS encoding Arc family DNA binding domain-containing protein translates to MTAKKSYPLRINAEVLAAMQRWADDELRSVNAQIEYVLRDALRKAGRYDPARESTPEGHDDE, encoded by the coding sequence ATGACCGCGAAGAAGAGCTATCCGCTGCGCATCAACGCCGAGGTGCTCGCGGCGATGCAGCGCTGGGCCGACGACGAGCTGCGCAGTGTCAACGCGCAGATCGAATACGTGTTGCGCGACGCGTTGCGCAAGGCGGGCCGGTACGACCCGGCGCGCGAATCCACCCCTGAAGGACACGACGATGAGTGA
- a CDS encoding MOSC domain-containing protein encodes MNRLPPPESDLYRLMSRFPSSGRVEWIGVRPSRGAAVVEVERTVALTGGGLEGDRYSGGSGKRGVTLIQAEHLPAIAALAGVPDLVPAMLRRNLVVSGIPVIALKGWRFRVGEVVLEGTAPCDPCSQMEATLGLGGYNAMRGMGGLCARIVEGGELRVGDRVEWLGA; translated from the coding sequence ATGAACCGACTGCCGCCGCCCGAATCCGACCTCTACCGGCTGATGAGCCGCTTCCCGTCCAGTGGGCGGGTGGAGTGGATCGGCGTGCGGCCGTCGCGCGGCGCAGCGGTGGTCGAGGTCGAGCGCACGGTCGCACTGACCGGCGGCGGTCTCGAAGGCGACCGCTACAGCGGTGGCAGCGGCAAGCGCGGCGTGACCCTGATCCAGGCCGAGCACCTGCCCGCGATCGCCGCGCTGGCCGGCGTACCGGATCTGGTGCCTGCGATGCTGCGGCGGAATCTGGTGGTCTCGGGCATTCCGGTGATCGCGCTGAAGGGCTGGCGTTTCCGCGTCGGCGAGGTGGTGCTGGAAGGCACCGCGCCGTGCGATCCCTGCTCGCAGATGGAAGCCACGCTGGGGCTTGGCGGCTACAACGCCATGCGCGGCATGGGCGGGCTGTGCGCACGCATCGTCGAAGGTGGCGAGCTGCGCGTGGGCGACCGCGTGGAGTGGCTAGGCGCATGA
- a CDS encoding arginyltransferase produces MTADSDNLRLFHTGTHACGYWPEREARDLVLDPRDARLPAFYGQALQWGFRRSGDIVYRPHCAGCRACVPVRVPLDRYRPDRSQRRCMVRNGDVEARVRPAGRDEERLALYRRYLRARHPGGGMDGHGAAEFDQFLLGRWADARFLELRAGGRLLAVAVTDLVEDALSAVYTFYEPDEAARGLGTLAILRQIEWARRDGRQHLYLGYWIDGHGKMDYKRRFRPLEHFDGRGWRDISEDDPTR; encoded by the coding sequence GTGACCGCCGACAGCGACAACCTGCGCCTGTTCCATACCGGCACCCATGCCTGCGGCTACTGGCCCGAACGCGAGGCACGCGATCTCGTGCTCGACCCGCGTGATGCGCGGCTGCCCGCCTTCTATGGCCAGGCGCTGCAGTGGGGTTTCCGCCGGTCCGGCGACATCGTCTACCGCCCGCACTGCGCCGGCTGTCGCGCCTGCGTGCCGGTGCGCGTCCCGCTCGATCGTTACCGGCCCGATCGCAGCCAGCGCCGCTGCATGGTCCGCAACGGTGATGTCGAGGCGCGCGTGCGGCCGGCCGGTCGCGATGAGGAGCGTCTGGCGCTGTATCGCCGCTACCTGCGGGCGCGCCATCCCGGCGGCGGCATGGATGGGCACGGCGCGGCGGAATTCGACCAGTTCCTGCTCGGACGCTGGGCGGATGCGCGCTTCCTCGAACTGCGTGCCGGTGGTCGCCTGCTGGCGGTCGCGGTGACCGACCTCGTCGAGGACGCGCTGTCGGCGGTCTATACCTTCTACGAGCCCGATGAGGCCGCGCGCGGCCTCGGCACTCTGGCGATCCTGCGGCAGATCGAATGGGCACGCCGCGACGGTCGCCAGCACCTCTATCTCGGGTACTGGATCGACGGTCACGGCAAGATGGACTACAAACGCCGCTTCCGCCCGCTGGAGCATTTCGACGGCCGCGGCTGGCGCGACATTTCCGAGGACGACCCCACCCGATGA
- a CDS encoding N-acetylmuramoyl-L-alanine amidase has product MSTPVPAIQIDHLPYVPRLQARDPADIDLVVIHCTELPDMAMAREYGKRVLYPEAGTGASGHWYVDRDGGITEYVPAERVAHHVRGWNPRSVGIELVNTGRYPHWYDSRHQAMTEPYTGGQIAALLALLAQLRATLPGLRLIAGHEDLDTDRVAASDDPARNVARKVDPGPLFPWSSVLAACGLERLLPASS; this is encoded by the coding sequence ATGAGCACACCGGTTCCCGCGATCCAGATCGACCATCTGCCTTACGTGCCGCGCTTGCAGGCGCGCGACCCGGCCGATATCGACCTCGTCGTCATCCATTGCACCGAGCTGCCGGACATGGCGATGGCACGCGAATACGGCAAACGCGTGCTGTATCCGGAAGCGGGGACTGGCGCCAGCGGTCACTGGTATGTGGACCGCGACGGTGGCATCACCGAATACGTGCCGGCCGAGCGCGTCGCCCACCATGTGCGTGGCTGGAACCCGCGTTCGGTCGGCATCGAACTGGTCAACACCGGACGCTATCCGCACTGGTACGACAGCCGGCACCAGGCCATGACCGAGCCATACACCGGGGGGCAGATCGCCGCATTGCTGGCGCTGCTCGCCCAGCTGCGCGCGACCCTGCCCGGCCTGCGCCTGATCGCCGGCCACGAGGACCTCGATACCGATCGTGTCGCCGCCAGCGACGACCCGGCACGCAACGTCGCGCGCAAGGTGGATCCGGGCCCGCTGTTCCCGTGGTCGTCGGTGCTGGCGGCCTGCGGCCTCGAACGCCTGTTGCCCGCTTCAAGCTAG
- the tesB gene encoding acyl-CoA thioesterase II: protein MNPHVAELVELLTLERLENDLFRGQSRDIGTKYVFGGQVLGQALSAAQATLAQPRTAHSLHAYFLRAGDVDHPIVYEVDRTREGGSFSVRRVTAIQHGRVIFFCAASFQAVEERAATHQLSMPEVPAPEDIAAAPSVPDAVLATLPTKVQRWLSRGGPFEFRHVYPRDELDPPKRPPYQQVWFRLAEPVGDAPELHRALLAYASDFHLLGTATFPHGISYYQPNVQMASLDHALWFHRPFRVDDWLLYSIDSPSAQDARGLARGMIYDRNGRLVASTAQEGLIRVVRDAQAAAQVPSHE from the coding sequence ATGAATCCACACGTGGCCGAACTGGTCGAGCTGCTGACGCTCGAACGCCTGGAAAACGACCTGTTCCGCGGCCAGAGCCGCGACATCGGCACGAAGTACGTGTTCGGTGGCCAGGTGCTGGGACAGGCGCTGTCCGCCGCCCAGGCGACGCTGGCGCAGCCGCGCACGGCGCATTCGCTGCATGCCTATTTCCTGCGTGCCGGCGATGTCGACCATCCGATCGTCTACGAGGTCGACCGCACCCGCGAGGGCGGCAGTTTCTCGGTGCGCCGGGTGACCGCGATCCAGCACGGCCGGGTGATCTTCTTCTGTGCGGCCTCGTTCCAGGCGGTGGAGGAACGCGCCGCCACCCACCAGCTGTCAATGCCGGAAGTGCCGGCGCCGGAAGACATCGCCGCGGCGCCGTCGGTCCCGGACGCGGTGCTGGCCACGCTGCCGACCAAGGTGCAGCGCTGGCTGAGCCGCGGCGGGCCGTTCGAGTTCCGCCACGTCTACCCGCGCGACGAGCTCGATCCGCCCAAGCGCCCGCCCTACCAGCAGGTCTGGTTCCGCCTCGCCGAGCCGGTGGGTGATGCGCCGGAGCTGCATCGCGCGCTGCTTGCCTACGCATCGGATTTCCACCTGCTCGGCACGGCGACCTTCCCGCACGGCATCAGCTACTACCAGCCCAACGTGCAGATGGCCTCGCTCGATCACGCGCTGTGGTTCCACCGCCCGTTCCGCGTCGACGACTGGCTGCTGTATTCCATCGACAGCCCCAGCGCGCAGGATGCGCGTGGCCTCGCGCGCGGCATGATCTACGACCGCAACGGCCGCCTGGTCGCGAGCACCGCGCAGGAAGGGCTGATCCGCGTCGTCCGCGATGCGCAGGCGGCGGCCCAGGTGCCGTCGCACGAATGA
- a CDS encoding pathogenicity-like protein: MREVFSSPRLENVEKVARWLEEQDIPVRITNGRSYHGNRRRHFSYRGTGNGPQAAVWVIHSEDQPRARALMREAGLSGPTTRPVVQSPVGTTEPLPQVPADPVLPPSVLQRISRFRRVLLIVIAVIAAMAIWAV, encoded by the coding sequence GTGAGAGAGGTCTTCAGCAGTCCGCGGCTCGAGAACGTGGAAAAGGTCGCCCGGTGGCTCGAGGAACAGGACATCCCGGTGCGCATCACCAATGGCCGCTCCTACCACGGCAACCGCCGCCGCCACTTCAGCTATCGCGGCACCGGCAACGGCCCGCAGGCGGCGGTGTGGGTGATCCACTCCGAGGACCAGCCGCGCGCGCGGGCACTGATGCGCGAGGCCGGGCTGTCGGGGCCGACCACGCGCCCGGTCGTGCAGTCGCCGGTGGGCACTACCGAACCGCTGCCGCAGGTCCCGGCCGATCCGGTGCTGCCGCCGTCCGTGCTGCAACGGATCAGCCGCTTCCGCCGCGTGCTGCTGATCGTGATCGCGGTCATCGCCGCGATGGCGATCTGGGCGGTCTGA
- a CDS encoding DUF4177 domain-containing protein has translation MSERWQYKVEEVKGNMWGTVKPTLIEERLRSLGQQGWELVNAVHATQWGPTMLFLKRPG, from the coding sequence ATGAGTGAGCGCTGGCAGTACAAGGTCGAAGAGGTGAAGGGCAACATGTGGGGCACGGTGAAGCCCACGTTGATCGAGGAACGCCTGCGCTCGCTCGGGCAACAGGGCTGGGAACTGGTCAACGCGGTCCACGCCACGCAGTGGGGGCCGACCATGCTGTTCCTCAAGCGCCCGGGCTGA
- a CDS encoding DUF423 domain-containing protein yields MTNDPIHAPHRWPAAVGALYAGLSVAAAAYASHGLDGEAQSRLMLAAMFGFGHGVALVALGRQALRRTAAVALWFLLVGVVLFSGSLAGAALAAWPTRAAPWGGMLMMLGWLLLAVDSLRR; encoded by the coding sequence ATGACGAACGATCCCATCCATGCTCCGCACCGCTGGCCTGCAGCGGTCGGCGCCCTGTACGCGGGGCTGTCGGTCGCGGCGGCGGCGTACGCATCGCATGGGCTGGACGGCGAGGCGCAGTCGCGGCTGATGCTTGCCGCGATGTTCGGCTTCGGCCATGGCGTGGCACTGGTCGCGCTGGGCCGGCAGGCGTTGCGGCGCACCGCCGCGGTGGCGCTCTGGTTCCTGCTGGTCGGCGTGGTGCTGTTCTCCGGCAGCCTGGCCGGCGCCGCGCTGGCCGCCTGGCCCACCCGTGCGGCGCCGTGGGGCGGCATGCTGATGATGCTGGGCTGGCTGCTGCTGGCGGTGGACAGCCTGCGCCGCTGA
- a CDS encoding DNA-3-methyladenine glycosylase family protein: MPRHARGFDTVAAYDWLSRRDRKLGTWMRRLGPIEPDPRWRRAFDPVDALARAILFQQLSGKAAATIVGRVEAAIGSTRLHADTLGTIDDVALRACGVSGNKTLALRDLAAREAAGDIPGLRRMATMDNEAIIAALVPIRGIGRWTVEMMLMFRLGRADLLPVDDLGVRKGAQIVDRLDAMPTPRELALRGERWAPYRTYAAFYLWRIADAAQAAKTPTPRSQ, translated from the coding sequence ATGCCGCGCCACGCGAGGGGTTTCGACACCGTTGCCGCGTACGACTGGTTGTCGCGCCGCGACCGCAAGCTGGGCACCTGGATGCGCCGCCTCGGTCCGATCGAGCCCGACCCGCGCTGGCGTCGCGCGTTCGACCCGGTCGATGCGCTGGCCCGCGCGATCCTGTTCCAGCAGCTGTCGGGCAAGGCAGCGGCGACGATCGTCGGCCGGGTGGAAGCGGCGATCGGCAGCACCCGCCTGCATGCCGACACCCTGGGAACCATCGACGATGTCGCGCTGCGCGCCTGTGGCGTGTCCGGCAACAAGACCCTGGCGCTGCGCGACCTCGCCGCGCGCGAGGCGGCCGGCGACATTCCCGGCCTGCGCCGCATGGCGACGATGGACAACGAGGCGATCATCGCCGCACTGGTGCCGATCCGCGGCATCGGCCGCTGGACGGTGGAGATGATGCTGATGTTCCGCCTCGGCCGTGCGGACCTGTTGCCGGTGGACGACCTCGGCGTGCGCAAGGGCGCGCAGATCGTCGATCGCCTCGACGCGATGCCCACGCCACGCGAGCTCGCGCTGCGCGGCGAGCGCTGGGCGCCGTACCGCACCTACGCGGCGTTCTATCTGTGGCGCATCGCCGATGCCGCGCAGGCGGCGAAGACGCCGACGCCGCGCTCCCAGTAA
- a CDS encoding EF-hand domain-containing protein: MKIHMLAAATLAMFAAAGVQAAPPTDQAPRAARTLQLDTNNDGAIDRTEAAASPRLASGFDRLDSNRDGRLQRDELRGARKGHGTRGRGAHGHGGIDALARLDTDGDGRLSRGELEAAKAAREARAGANPQRPARDAHAARPDLLAQFDSIDRNRDSLLSRGELRSWFEAQRPQREAEMQRRFDERFTAADLNGDGRLSRIEVDEKMQRLSTRFAWLDENGDGFLDRNELRPQRGR; encoded by the coding sequence ATGAAGATCCACATGCTCGCCGCCGCCACGCTGGCGATGTTTGCCGCCGCCGGCGTGCAGGCTGCCCCGCCGACGGACCAGGCGCCGCGCGCGGCCCGCACGCTGCAGCTCGACACCAACAACGACGGCGCCATCGACCGCACCGAGGCCGCCGCATCGCCCCGGCTGGCATCCGGTTTCGATCGCCTCGACAGCAACCGCGACGGCCGCCTGCAGCGCGACGAGCTGCGCGGCGCACGCAAGGGCCACGGCACGCGGGGTCGCGGTGCACACGGCCACGGCGGCATCGATGCGCTGGCACGCCTGGATACCGACGGTGACGGCCGCCTCAGTCGTGGCGAACTCGAGGCCGCCAAGGCCGCCCGCGAGGCACGTGCCGGTGCGAACCCGCAGCGGCCTGCACGTGACGCGCACGCCGCACGGCCCGACCTGCTGGCACAGTTCGACAGCATCGACCGCAACCGCGATTCGCTGCTGAGCCGTGGCGAGCTGCGCAGCTGGTTCGAGGCCCAGCGGCCGCAGCGCGAGGCGGAGATGCAGCGCCGCTTCGACGAGCGGTTCACCGCCGCCGACCTCAATGGCGATGGCAGGCTCAGCCGCATCGAGGTCGACGAGAAGATGCAGCGGCTGTCCACGCGCTTCGCCTGGCTCGACGAGAACGGCGATGGCTTCCTCGACCGCAACGAGCTGCGCCCGCAACGCGGCCGCTGA